From a region of the Alosa sapidissima isolate fAloSap1 chromosome 9, fAloSap1.pri, whole genome shotgun sequence genome:
- the LOC121719287 gene encoding sphingosine kinase 1-like, with the protein MDEKRDEPNLSYRNGISQIQLYGEFTTKASRKVRYAVSLTERDLTVQKITSATAGRSKVVFNLRDCVGCRAFKADDNTDVGAYFSAYFYPFKKRWMSSGVARQRTEQCFRVASGLDPHLNLEEAQRWARAISEGSAHQRPQRNGVVYSEVRRPCKVLLLLNPHSGKGQALSLFTGHVQRMLHEASIPHTLVVTERQNHARELVREADLTKWDALVIMSGDGLLFEVVNGLMEREDWEEAIQTPLGILPGGSGNALAASIHHYAGSQPVSSEELLVSCGFLLCKGLVTRLDLTSVCLGSAPQPQRLFSFLSLAWGFVADVDIESEKYRHVGAARFTVGTLVRLASLRVYQGKLAYLPAETAAAASTSTDTPPCPASSSTTSEVPSAHTHPHPTSSSPHGFCSSLVCRSSRASPGQNVTHTFHNYCNSNNASKAKRGRDRPPLAPALGPRGGPPDSLLVPLDQPVPSDWTVVPEEDFVLVLAMYQSHLSEDLQAAPDSTLEDGLIHLFYIKAGISRATLLRLFLAMEKGAHVDASCPHLVHAKVRALRLEPYSAKGTITVDGELVDYGPVQAQVHGSLARLIAS; encoded by the exons ATGGATGAAAAGAGAGACGAACCGAACCTGTCCTATCGCAACGGCATTAGTCAGATCCAGTTGTATGGAGAATTCACGACCAAGGCCAGCCGAAAGGTCAGGTATGCCGTGAGCCTAACAGAGAGGGATCTTACTGTCCAAAAGATCACCTCGGCAACTGCAGGACGGAGCAAGGTGGTCTTCAACTTGCGGGACTGTGTTGGATGTCGGGCGTTTAAAGCAGATGATAACACTGATGTGGGAGCGTATTTTTCTGCCTACTTTTACCCGTTTAAGAAGCGCTGGATGAGCTCTGGGGTAGCACGACAACGGACAGAACAGTGCTTTCGGGTCGCGTCGGGCTTGGACCCTCACTTGAACCTGGAGGAGGCTCAGCGATGGGCTCGAGCCATCAGTGAAGGGTCCGCGCATCAACGGCCTCAGCGAAATG GTGTCGTGTACAGTGAGGTCCGTCGCCCCTGCAAGGTGCTGCTGCTTCTGAACCCCCACAGCGGTAAAGGCCAGGCGCTGTCCCTCTTCACTGGACATGTCCAGCGCATGCTGCACGAGGCCTCCATCCCCCACACTCTCGTCGTCACAG AGAGGCAGAACCACGCACGGGAGCTGGTGAGAGAGGCTGATCTGACCAAGTGGGACGCCCTGGTCATCATGTCGGGAGACGGCCTGCTGTTTGAG GTGGTGAACGGGCTGATGGAGAGGGAGGACTGGGAGGAGGCCATTCAGACCCCACTGGGGATCCTTCCAGGGGGCTCCGGGAACGCACTGGCCGCCTCCATCCATCACTATGCagg GTCACAGCCGGTGTCCAGCGAGGAGCTGCTGGTGAGCTGCGGCTTCCTGCTGTGCAAGGGCCTGGTGACGCGGCTGGACCTGACGTCCGTGTGCCTGGGCTCGGCGCCGCAGCCGCAGCGGCTCTTCTCCTTCCTGTCGCTGGCCTGGGGCTTCGTGGCCGACGTGGACATCGAGAGCGAGAAGTACCGGCACGTGGGCGCCGCCCGCTTCACCGTGGGCACGCTGGTGCGCCTGGCGTCGCTGCGCGTCTACCAGGGCAAGCTGGCCTACCTGCCAGCAGAGACGGCGGCGGCGGCGTCCACATCGACAGACACACCGCCGTGTCCCGCGTCGTCCTCTACTACCTCGGAGGTGCCGTCGGCCCACacgcacccccaccccacctcctcctccccccacgGCTTCTGCTCGTCCCTGGTGTGCCGCTCCTCGAGAGCCTCACCTGGCCAGAATGTCACGCACACCTTCCACAACTACTGCAACTCCAACAACGCCTCCAAGGCCAAGCGGGGCCGGGACAGGCCCCCTCTGGCCCCGGCCTTGGGCCCTCGCGGCGGGCCCCCGGACTCCCTCCTGGTGCCCCTGGACCAGCCGGTGCCCAGCGACTGGACGGTGGTGCCCGAGGAGGACTTTGTGCTGGTCCTGGCCATGTACCAGTCGCACCTGTCGGAGGACCTGCAAGCGGCGCCCGACTCCACCCTGGAAGACGGGCTCATCCACCTCTTCTACATCAAGGCGGGCATCTCGCGCGCCACCCTGCTTCGCCTCTTCCTGGCCATGGAGAAGGGCGCCCATGTGGACGCCAGCTGCCCGCACCTGGTCCACGCCAAGGTGCGGGCGCTCCGCCTGGAGCCCTACTCGGCCAAGGGGACGATCACGGTGGACGGGGAGCTGGTGGACTACGGGCCGGTGCAGGCCCAGGTGCATGGCAGTCTGGCTCGGCTCATCGCCAGCTAG